A window of the Roseburia sp. 831b genome harbors these coding sequences:
- the rpsI gene encoding 30S ribosomal protein S9 — protein sequence MANTKYYGTGRRKSSVARVYLVPGTGKITINKRDIDEYLGLETLKVIVRQPLAATETLDKFDVLVNVRGGGYTGQAGAIRHGIARALLNVDAEYRPVLKKAGFLTRDPRMKERKKYGLKAARRAPQFSKR from the coding sequence TTGGCTAATACAAAGTATTACGGAACAGGAAGAAGAAAATCATCTGTTGCCAGAGTATATTTAGTACCAGGTACAGGTAAAATTACAATTAATAAAAGAGATATCGATGAATATCTTGGATTAGAGACATTAAAAGTTATCGTTCGTCAGCCATTAGCTGCAACAGAGACTCTTGATAAATTCGACGTTTTAGTAAACGTTCGTGGTGGTGGTTACACAGGTCAGGCTGGTGCTATCCGTCATGGTATCGCTCGTGCATTACTTAACGTAGATGCTGAATACAGACCAGTTCTTAAGAAAGCAGGATTCTTAACACGTGATCCTCGTATGAAAGAACGTAAGAAATACGGTCTCAAAGCAGCTCGTCGTGCACCACAGTTCTCAAAACGTTAA
- a CDS encoding tRNA (cytidine(34)-2'-O)-methyltransferase, giving the protein MAELNIVLYEPEIPANTGNIGRTCVATGTKLHLIEPLGFRLDEKALKRAGMDYWKDLDVTTYVNWDEFCEKNPNAKIYMATTKGRHVYSDVSYEPDCFIMFGKESAGIPEEILKANPDTCVRIPMIGETRSLNLSNSVAIVLYEALRQNQFDHMKLEGQLHRLSWDD; this is encoded by the coding sequence ATGGCAGAGTTAAACATTGTATTATATGAGCCGGAAATACCGGCAAATACTGGTAATATCGGAAGAACCTGTGTCGCAACAGGGACAAAACTTCACCTGATTGAACCACTGGGATTCCGGTTGGATGAGAAGGCATTAAAACGTGCCGGCATGGATTACTGGAAAGATTTGGATGTGACAACTTATGTAAACTGGGATGAATTCTGTGAAAAGAATCCAAATGCGAAAATTTATATGGCAACGACAAAAGGAAGACATGTTTACTCAGATGTATCTTATGAGCCGGACTGTTTTATCATGTTTGGAAAAGAAAGTGCAGGGATTCCAGAAGAGATTTTAAAGGCGAATCCAGATACCTGTGTGCGAATTCCAATGATTGGGGAGACACGTTCCTTAAATTTATCCAATTCCGTTGCGATTGTGCTTTATGAGGCACTTCGCCAGAATCAATTTGACCACATGAAGTTAGAAGGCCAGCTCCATCGTTTAAGCTGGGACGATTAA
- a CDS encoding AIR synthase family protein, whose amino-acid sequence MKIGKASESVLKRSVFKQLHTKRDEVISAVETGLDAAVLKLDADEMTVLSTNPVMGTLEELGEYGVLSVVSNLAAAGATPVGILLTILLPEKEDERTLKKIVAQAQEVCGRYQIQILGGHTEVTKAVNQPVLSLVAVGKAKKESLCLAKGAKPGMDILIANWIALEGTVLLAAEKEQELLTRYTAPFLDKTKALKEFLDIQKAAQIAAGHGVGAMKDGSRGGIFGTLWEFAEASGIGLEIDLKKIPIRQETVEVCEFLGVNPYELHAGGCLLMAAEDGNALVQALEREGIFATVIGKATAGNDRVLLNEEERRFLEPAKPDELLKFI is encoded by the coding sequence ATGAAGATAGGAAAAGCATCCGAATCCGTGTTAAAACGCTCGGTATTCAAACAACTTCATACAAAAAGAGACGAAGTCATTTCGGCGGTGGAAACAGGATTAGATGCAGCCGTGTTAAAGTTAGATGCGGATGAAATGACAGTATTATCCACAAACCCGGTGATGGGCACGCTAGAGGAACTGGGCGAGTATGGAGTGCTTTCCGTCGTAAGTAACCTTGCTGCGGCTGGAGCAACACCGGTTGGGATTCTTCTTACCATCCTTTTACCGGAGAAGGAAGATGAGCGGACGTTAAAAAAAATTGTGGCGCAGGCGCAGGAAGTTTGCGGCCGTTACCAAATCCAGATTTTAGGCGGTCATACGGAAGTTACAAAAGCGGTGAATCAGCCGGTCTTAAGTCTGGTGGCAGTTGGAAAGGCAAAAAAGGAATCTCTTTGTTTGGCAAAAGGTGCAAAGCCGGGGATGGATATTCTGATTGCAAACTGGATTGCACTGGAAGGAACGGTGCTGCTGGCAGCAGAGAAAGAACAGGAGCTTTTAACCAGATATACGGCTCCGTTTCTGGATAAGACAAAAGCGTTAAAGGAGTTTTTAGATATACAAAAAGCGGCACAGATTGCCGCCGGACATGGTGTAGGCGCGATGAAGGATGGCTCTAGAGGCGGCATTTTTGGTACACTGTGGGAGTTCGCAGAGGCTTCCGGCATCGGGCTTGAGATTGATTTAAAAAAAATACCAATCCGTCAGGAAACGGTTGAAGTGTGTGAGTTTTTAGGGGTAAATCCGTATGAACTCCATGCGGGAGGATGTCTGTTGATGGCAGCAGAAGATGGAAATGCGCTGGTACAGGCATTAGAGCGGGAAGGCATTTTTGCAACGGTCATCGGAAAAGCGACAGCAGGAAATGACCGTGTACTTTTGAATGAAGAAGAACGCAGATTTTTAGAACCGGCGAAGCCGGATGAACTGTTGAAATTCATATAA
- a CDS encoding energy-coupling factor transporter transmembrane component T family protein: MLRDITLGQYYPADSVIHKLDPRVKLFSTLIFIISLFCFKGLAAFLVATVFLVAVIKLSKVPFHFMVKGLKAIMVLMLITALFNLFLTPGDPIFSFWIFNLTMEGIKNAGLMAIRLTYLILGTSIMTLTTTPNQLTDGLEKALHPLNKIKIPVHAIAMMMSIALRFIPILIEETDKIMKAQMARGADFESGNLMKKAKSMIPLLVPLFVSAFRRADDLAMAMEARCYTGGEGRTKMKPLKYAARDHKAYVVVLAYFVVILLCRFFLSWPM, translated from the coding sequence ATGTTAAGAGATATCACATTAGGCCAGTATTATCCAGCAGATTCTGTGATTCATAAACTGGACCCACGCGTAAAATTATTTAGTACACTTATATTTATCATATCCTTGTTTTGCTTTAAAGGATTGGCAGCGTTTCTGGTGGCAACCGTTTTTCTGGTGGCGGTCATTAAGCTTTCGAAGGTTCCGTTTCATTTTATGGTAAAAGGATTGAAAGCAATCATGGTGCTGATGTTAATCACGGCATTGTTTAACCTTTTTTTGACGCCAGGTGATCCTATTTTTTCTTTCTGGATTTTTAATCTGACGATGGAAGGTATCAAAAATGCGGGACTTATGGCAATTCGTCTGACCTACCTGATTTTGGGAACGTCCATCATGACACTTACCACAACGCCAAATCAGCTGACAGACGGGTTGGAAAAAGCACTTCATCCGTTGAATAAAATTAAAATTCCGGTACACGCAATTGCAATGATGATGTCGATTGCTCTTCGTTTTATTCCGATTTTGATTGAGGAAACGGACAAAATTATGAAGGCGCAGATGGCGAGAGGTGCCGATTTTGAATCTGGAAATCTGATGAAAAAAGCAAAAAGCATGATACCACTTTTGGTGCCGCTTTTTGTCTCCGCATTCCGAAGAGCGGATGACCTTGCAATGGCAATGGAGGCAAGATGTTATACCGGTGGGGAAGGCAGAACCAAGATGAAACCGTTAAAATATGCCGCAAGAGATCATAAGGCATATGTAGTTGTATTGGCGTATTTCGTCGTGATTCTTCTTTGCAGATTCTTTTTAAGCTGGCCGATGTAG
- a CDS encoding MarR family winged helix-turn-helix transcriptional regulator: protein MENSLHYRLRTCHTNCQKAIVHHIKQTTELRPGEPKILEFLAEHEPCEQKEIAAGCGLDSASVTGILGRMESRGLVERKMKPGNRRSLYVTMTEHGKALHEEVEKTFYLVDQAAEKGLTQSEKEEFTRLLQLVNQNLIELLEEQK, encoded by the coding sequence ATGGAAAATTCCTTACATTACAGGCTAAGAACCTGCCACACGAACTGCCAGAAAGCAATCGTTCATCATATCAAGCAGACGACGGAACTTCGTCCTGGCGAGCCAAAAATTTTAGAATTTCTTGCAGAACATGAGCCATGCGAGCAGAAGGAAATTGCTGCAGGATGTGGACTTGATTCGGCTTCTGTAACCGGGATTCTAGGACGAATGGAGTCCAGAGGACTTGTGGAAAGGAAGATGAAACCAGGCAACCGCAGGTCACTTTACGTGACGATGACAGAACATGGAAAGGCTCTGCACGAAGAGGTAGAAAAAACGTTTTATCTGGTGGATCAGGCGGCAGAAAAAGGTCTGACCCAATCAGAAAAAGAAGAATTTACAAGACTATTACAGCTTGTAAATCAAAATCTGATAGAATTATTAGAAGAACAAAAATAA
- the rplM gene encoding 50S ribosomal protein L13: MKTFMASPATIERKWYVVDAEGKTLGRLASEVAKVLRGKNKPTFTPHIDTGDYVIVVNAEKIKVTGKKLDQKIYYHHSDYVGGMKETTLKEMLNKHPERVIEFAVKGMLPKGPLGRQMYTKLFVYAGPDHKHAAQKPEALTF, encoded by the coding sequence ATGAAAACTTTTATGGCTAGCCCAGCTACCATTGAGAGAAAATGGTATGTAGTTGACGCTGAAGGTAAGACATTAGGACGTTTAGCATCTGAAGTTGCTAAAGTATTAAGAGGAAAGAATAAACCAACTTTTACACCACACATCGATACAGGTGATTATGTAATCGTTGTTAACGCTGAGAAGATTAAAGTAACTGGTAAGAAATTAGACCAGAAAATTTACTACCATCATTCAGACTATGTAGGTGGTATGAAAGAAACTACTTTAAAAGAAATGTTAAACAAGCACCCAGAAAGAGTAATTGAGTTTGCTGTTAAGGGAATGCTTCCAAAGGGACCTTTAGGAAGACAGATGTATACAAAATTATTTGTATATGCTGGTCCAGATCACAAACATGCAGCTCAGAAACCTGAAGCTTTAACATTTTAA
- a CDS encoding energy-coupling factor transporter ATPase has translation MSIILDKVNYTYSEGTAYEIHALKDINLKIEDGEFIGIIGHTGSGKSTLIQHLNGLAKATSGTIYYNGEDIYDDDYDLRSLRNRVGLVFQYPEHQLFETTIFDDVCFGPKNQGLDKNEAGLRAFEALRSVGLPEELYYQSPFELSGGQKRRVAIAGVLAMKPEVLILDEPTAGLDPAGRDEILDLIQKMHKEKGITVILVSHSMEDVAKYVDRIIVMNQGQMMFDDCPKEVFKHYKELEAIGLAAPQVTYLMHELKEKGLPVDIEATTVEEAKESLLKVLRK, from the coding sequence ATGTCGATTATTTTAGATAAAGTCAATTACACGTATAGTGAAGGAACTGCGTATGAGATTCATGCATTAAAAGACATTAATTTAAAGATTGAAGATGGAGAATTCATTGGAATTATCGGTCATACAGGATCTGGAAAATCAACACTGATCCAGCATTTAAATGGTCTTGCCAAAGCAACATCCGGAACCATTTACTATAATGGGGAAGATATTTATGATGACGATTATGACCTTCGTTCTTTGCGTAACCGTGTGGGGCTTGTGTTCCAGTATCCGGAGCATCAGCTTTTTGAAACCACAATCTTTGATGATGTGTGTTTTGGACCAAAGAACCAGGGATTAGACAAAAATGAAGCTGGACTTCGTGCGTTTGAGGCGCTGCGAAGTGTCGGACTCCCGGAAGAATTGTATTATCAGTCACCGTTTGAACTTTCCGGTGGACAGAAACGTCGTGTCGCAATTGCAGGCGTGCTGGCGATGAAGCCGGAGGTGCTGATTTTGGACGAGCCGACAGCGGGACTTGATCCGGCAGGACGTGATGAAATCCTGGATTTGATTCAGAAAATGCACAAAGAAAAAGGAATTACCGTCATCCTGGTTTCACACAGCATGGAGGACGTTGCAAAGTATGTAGACCGAATTATCGTGATGAATCAGGGTCAAATGATGTTTGACGATTGCCCGAAGGAAGTGTTCAAACACTATAAAGAATTAGAGGCGATTGGTCTTGCTGCACCGCAGGTAACGTATCTGATGCATGAATTAAAGGAAAAAGGTTTGCCGGTAGACATTGAGGCAACAACAGTGGAAGAAGCAAAAGAAAGTCTTTTGAAGGTTCTAAGGAAGTAG
- the truA gene encoding tRNA pseudouridine(38-40) synthase TruA yields the protein MIVAYDGTNYCGWQIQPNGITIEEVLNQKLSQLLGEEITVTGASRTDSGVHSLGNVAIFDTDTRMPADKIAFALNQRLPEDVVVQGSCEVPADWHPRYQESRKTYEYRILNRTFRMPTRRLDTYFFHYNLDVEKMQRAASYLVGEHDFKSFCAVGAQVKTTIRTIYACDVTKGADDIITIRVTGNGFLYNMVRIIAGTLVKVGNGDIEPEQMLEILEAKNREAAGPTAPAHGLTMMGIEYL from the coding sequence ATGATTGTTGCCTACGATGGAACAAACTATTGTGGGTGGCAGATACAGCCCAACGGAATTACAATTGAAGAAGTGCTGAACCAGAAATTGTCACAGCTTTTAGGGGAGGAGATTACCGTAACCGGTGCAAGCCGCACCGATTCGGGCGTTCACTCCCTTGGGAATGTGGCAATTTTTGATACTGATACCAGAATGCCGGCAGATAAAATTGCATTTGCGCTAAACCAGCGCCTGCCGGAAGATGTTGTGGTGCAAGGCTCCTGTGAGGTGCCGGCAGACTGGCATCCTCGTTATCAGGAAAGCCGCAAAACTTATGAATATCGCATTTTAAACCGGACATTCCGTATGCCGACGAGACGGCTGGATACTTATTTTTTCCATTATAATCTAGATGTGGAAAAAATGCAGCGGGCGGCATCCTATCTGGTTGGAGAACACGATTTTAAAAGCTTTTGCGCGGTAGGTGCGCAGGTAAAGACAACGATTCGTACCATTTACGCCTGTGATGTGACAAAAGGAGCGGATGATATTATTACCATCCGCGTCACGGGAAATGGATTTTTATATAATATGGTTCGTATTATTGCAGGAACTTTGGTGAAAGTAGGCAATGGTGATATTGAGCCGGAACAGATGTTGGAAATTTTAGAGGCAAAGAACCGCGAGGCAGCCGGCCCGACTGCACCGGCACATGGACTCACTATGATGGGGATTGAGTATTTATAA
- a CDS encoding energy-coupling factor transporter ATPase, with translation MGIINAKKLVHEYIRRDEEGNVESIQTALDHVDLDVKQGDFIAILGHNGSGKSTLAKHINALLSPSEGTLWVDGKDVSKEENVIPVRKAAGMVFQNPDNQIIASVVEEDVGFGPENIGVPTDEIWERVESSLKSVGMLKYRTHSPNKLSGGQKQRVAIAGVVAMQPKCIVLDEPTAMLDPNGRADVIRTAHELNQKKGVTIILITHYMEEVVDADYVYVMEKGKVVMDGTPRDIFSRVDELKEHRLDVPQITLLADELRKEGVAMPKCILTREEFVDAFTKLV, from the coding sequence ATGGGGATTATCAATGCAAAAAAACTGGTTCATGAATATATCAGACGTGACGAAGAAGGAAATGTAGAGTCGATTCAGACTGCATTAGACCACGTCGATTTAGATGTGAAGCAGGGTGATTTTATCGCAATTCTTGGACATAACGGTTCAGGAAAATCAACATTAGCAAAACATATCAATGCACTTTTGTCACCATCAGAAGGCACTCTTTGGGTGGATGGAAAGGATGTATCCAAGGAAGAAAATGTGATTCCGGTCAGAAAAGCGGCAGGAATGGTATTCCAGAATCCAGATAACCAGATTATCGCAAGCGTTGTCGAGGAGGATGTCGGATTTGGTCCGGAGAACATCGGAGTTCCGACAGACGAAATCTGGGAGCGTGTGGAATCGAGTTTAAAGTCGGTTGGCATGTTAAAGTACCGCACACATTCGCCGAATAAATTATCTGGTGGACAAAAACAAAGAGTTGCTATCGCAGGTGTGGTTGCCATGCAGCCAAAATGCATTGTATTAGATGAGCCGACAGCGATGTTAGACCCAAACGGCCGTGCAGATGTCATCCGTACCGCACATGAGCTGAACCAGAAAAAAGGTGTGACCATCATTTTAATTACACATTATATGGAAGAAGTGGTAGATGCTGATTATGTCTATGTGATGGAAAAAGGAAAAGTTGTCATGGATGGAACGCCACGCGATATTTTTTCCAGGGTAGATGAATTGAAAGAACACCGGTTGGATGTGCCACAGATTACCTTATTAGCAGATGAACTTCGAAAAGAAGGCGTTGCAATGCCAAAATGTATTTTGACAAGGGAAGAATTTGTGGACGCTTTTACAAAGCTTGTATAG